From one Rhizobium sp. CIAT894 genomic stretch:
- the nuoN gene encoding NADH-quinone oxidoreductase subunit NuoN gives MTAETILLSLHLSAPELILAVGALVLLMVGVFSGERSGLVVTGLTIVLLLASGLWLLFVPAEGLAYGGVYMADGFSRFMKLVALIGSLVALFMTMGHARENQLDKFEFPVLLVLATLGILLMISANDLISLYLALELQSLALYVVAAINRDSLKSTEAGLKYFVLGALSSGMLLYGMSLVYGFTGHTHFSEIAQALSVEGARSLGLIFGLVFILAGIAFKISAVPFHMWTPDVYEGAPTPVTAFLAAAPKVAAMAMMTRIVITAFQPVLADWQQVVVFISIASMLLGSFAAIGQKNIKRLMAYSSIGHMGYALVGLAAGNQTGVSGVMLYMVIYMVMTLGTFAIIMSMRRKDGTVVENVDDLAGLSTTSPFMAVVLTALMFSLAGIPPLAGFFAKYFVFVAAIEAKLYALAIIGVLASVVGAYYYLRVIKLMWFDEATGEFARVSGALRLVFGLSGLFVTAYVLIGGPIGGAAELAAATLF, from the coding sequence ATGACCGCTGAAACAATTCTCCTCAGTCTGCATCTTTCCGCGCCGGAGCTCATCCTCGCGGTCGGCGCCCTTGTCCTGTTGATGGTCGGCGTCTTCTCAGGCGAGCGGTCGGGCCTTGTCGTCACCGGCCTCACCATCGTCCTACTGCTGGCCTCCGGCCTGTGGCTGCTCTTCGTGCCCGCGGAAGGTCTTGCCTATGGCGGCGTCTATATGGCCGACGGCTTCTCCCGCTTCATGAAGCTGGTGGCGCTCATCGGTTCGCTGGTCGCCCTGTTCATGACGATGGGCCACGCTCGCGAGAACCAGCTCGACAAGTTCGAGTTCCCGGTTCTGCTGGTGCTGGCGACCCTCGGCATCCTGCTGATGATCTCGGCCAACGACCTGATCTCGCTCTATCTCGCGCTGGAACTGCAGTCGCTGGCGCTCTATGTCGTCGCCGCGATCAACCGCGACAGCCTGAAGTCGACCGAAGCCGGCCTGAAATATTTCGTCCTCGGCGCGCTGTCCTCCGGCATGCTGCTCTACGGCATGTCGCTGGTCTACGGCTTCACCGGCCACACCCACTTCTCCGAGATCGCCCAGGCGCTTTCGGTCGAGGGCGCGCGTTCGCTCGGCCTGATCTTCGGCCTGGTCTTCATCCTCGCCGGCATCGCCTTCAAGATCTCCGCCGTTCCCTTCCACATGTGGACGCCTGATGTTTATGAAGGCGCGCCGACGCCCGTCACCGCCTTCCTGGCCGCAGCCCCCAAGGTTGCCGCCATGGCGATGATGACCCGCATCGTCATCACTGCCTTCCAGCCGGTTCTCGCCGACTGGCAGCAGGTCGTGGTCTTCATCTCGATCGCCTCGATGCTGCTCGGCTCGTTCGCCGCAATCGGCCAGAAAAACATCAAGCGACTGATGGCCTATTCGTCGATCGGTCACATGGGCTATGCGCTGGTCGGCCTTGCCGCCGGCAACCAGACCGGTGTTTCCGGCGTCATGCTTTACATGGTCATCTATATGGTCATGACCCTCGGCACCTTCGCGATCATCATGTCGATGCGCCGCAAGGACGGCACCGTCGTCGAAAACGTCGACGATCTCGCCGGCCTCTCCACGACCAGCCCGTTCATGGCCGTGGTGCTGACGGCGCTGATGTTCTCGCTCGCCGGCATCCCGCCGCTGGCAGGCTTCTTTGCCAAGTACTTCGTTTTCGTCGCTGCTATCGAAGCCAAGCTTTATGCGCTCGCCATCATCGGCGTTCTCGCCTCGGTCGTCGGCGCCTACTACTATCTGCGCGTCATCAAGCTGATGTGGTTCGATGAGGCGACCGGCGAATTCGCCCGGGTTTCCGGCGCGCTGCGTCTGGTCTTCGGTCTCTCCGGCCTCTTCGTCACCGCCTATGTCCTTATCGGCGGCCCGATCGGCGGTGCGGCAGAGCTTGCCGCCGCGACGCTGTTTTAA
- the mce gene encoding methylmalonyl-CoA epimerase — protein MLGRVNHIAIAVPDLAVATAAYRDTLGAAVSQPQPLPEHGVTVVFVELENTKVELLEPLGQASPIAAFLEKNPSGGMHHICYEVDDIILARDRLVEAGARVLGDGKPKTGAHGKPVLFLHPKDFFGTLIELEQV, from the coding sequence ATGCTCGGCCGGGTCAACCATATCGCCATCGCCGTTCCCGATCTGGCGGTGGCGACGGCCGCCTACCGCGACACGCTGGGGGCTGCCGTATCGCAGCCGCAGCCTCTGCCGGAGCACGGCGTCACGGTCGTCTTCGTCGAATTGGAAAACACCAAGGTCGAATTGCTCGAGCCGCTTGGGCAGGCCTCGCCGATCGCAGCCTTCCTCGAAAAGAACCCGTCCGGCGGCATGCACCACATCTGCTACGAGGTGGACGATATCATTCTCGCCCGTGACCGGCTGGTCGAGGCGGGCGCCAGAGTGCTCGGCGACGGCAAGCCGAAGACCGGTGCGCATGGCAAGCCGGTGCTCTTTCTGCACCCCAAGGATTTCTTCGGCACGCTGATCGAACTCGAACAGGTTTGA
- a CDS encoding NADH-quinone oxidoreductase subunit M, with product MTDWPILSTVTFLPLAGVVLLLLMNGDSETGRKNVLGISLITTVFTFIVSLVIWIGFDNANPGFQMVEKHDWLGTGIGYHVGVDGISMLFVILTTFLMPFCVLASWLSIEKRLKEYMVAFLILETMMIGVFVSLDIVLFYVFFEAGLIPMFLIIGVWGGKDRVYASYKFFLYTLLGSVLMLLAIMAMYWQAGTTDITALLAYKFPPALQTWLWLAFFASFAVKMPMWPVHTWLPDAHVQAPTAGSVILAGVLLKLGGYGLIRFSLGMFPVASDYFAPLVFAMSVIAIIYTSLVAMMQDDIKKLIAYSSVAHMGYVTMGIFAANMQGVQGSIFQMLSHGIVSGALFLCVGVVYDRTHTREINAYGGLVNNMPKYAVAMMVFTMANVGLPGTSGFIGEFLTLMGVFRVNTWVALFAATGVILSAAYALWLYRRVIFGALEKEKLKALLDLSPREQLILYPLVALTIFFGVYPAPVFDATAASVDLLVNNYTAAVHAAQNIALSMN from the coding sequence ATGACCGATTGGCCTATTCTTTCAACGGTCACCTTCCTGCCGCTCGCCGGCGTGGTGCTCCTGCTCTTGATGAATGGCGACAGCGAAACCGGCCGGAAGAACGTGCTGGGAATCTCGCTGATCACCACCGTCTTCACCTTCATCGTCTCGCTCGTCATCTGGATCGGCTTCGACAATGCCAATCCGGGCTTCCAGATGGTCGAAAAGCATGACTGGCTCGGCACCGGCATCGGTTACCACGTCGGCGTCGACGGCATCTCCATGCTGTTCGTCATCCTGACGACCTTCCTCATGCCCTTCTGCGTGCTGGCCAGCTGGCTCTCGATCGAGAAGCGCCTGAAGGAATACATGGTCGCCTTCCTCATCCTCGAAACGATGATGATCGGCGTCTTCGTCTCGCTCGATATCGTGCTCTTCTACGTCTTCTTCGAGGCGGGCCTCATTCCGATGTTCCTGATCATCGGCGTCTGGGGCGGCAAGGACCGCGTCTATGCGAGCTACAAGTTCTTCCTCTATACGCTGCTCGGCTCGGTGCTGATGCTGCTCGCCATCATGGCGATGTACTGGCAGGCCGGCACGACCGACATCACTGCGCTGCTTGCCTACAAGTTCCCGCCGGCGCTGCAGACCTGGTTATGGCTCGCCTTCTTCGCATCGTTTGCCGTGAAGATGCCGATGTGGCCGGTTCATACCTGGCTTCCGGATGCGCACGTTCAGGCGCCGACGGCAGGCTCGGTGATTCTGGCTGGCGTGCTCCTGAAGCTCGGCGGCTACGGCCTCATCCGCTTCTCGCTCGGCATGTTCCCTGTGGCGTCCGATTATTTCGCGCCGCTCGTCTTCGCCATGTCTGTCATCGCTATCATCTACACCTCGCTGGTGGCGATGATGCAGGACGATATCAAGAAGCTGATCGCCTATTCATCGGTGGCGCACATGGGCTACGTGACCATGGGCATTTTTGCCGCCAACATGCAGGGTGTCCAGGGTTCGATCTTCCAGATGCTGTCGCACGGCATCGTCTCCGGCGCGCTCTTCCTCTGCGTGGGTGTCGTCTACGACCGCACCCACACCCGCGAGATCAACGCCTATGGCGGCCTCGTCAACAACATGCCGAAATATGCCGTCGCGATGATGGTCTTCACCATGGCCAATGTCGGGCTTCCCGGCACGTCGGGCTTCATTGGCGAATTCCTGACGCTGATGGGTGTTTTCCGGGTCAATACCTGGGTCGCGCTCTTTGCCGCCACCGGTGTCATCCTCTCGGCCGCCTACGCACTCTGGCTCTATCGCCGGGTGATCTTCGGCGCGCTGGAGAAGGAAAAGCTGAAGGCGCTGCTCGATCTTTCGCCACGTGAACAGCTGATCCTCTATCCGCTGGTCGCACTGACCATCTTCTTCGGCGTTTACCCGGCTCCGGTCTTCGATGCGACGGCCGCCTCGGTGGATCTGCTGGTCAACAACTACACGGCCGCCGTGCACGCAGCGCAGAATATTGCGCTGTCTATGAATTGA
- a CDS encoding ribonuclease J — protein MAKQDELVFLPLGGVGEIGMNLALYGYGPPEHRQWIMVDCGVTFPGPDLPGVDLVLPDIRFLASERKNLKAIIITHAHEDHYGALADLWPGLNVPVYASGFTAGLLEAKRNFEKATIVEVPVTPFKAGDTINAGPFSIEGVAVNHSIPEPMSLMIRTPAGNVIHTGDWKIDHEPSLGPLTDETRFRQLGDEGVLALMCDSTNALRDGVSPSEKDVSESLRKIIEDAEGRVAITTFSSNVGRIRTIAEAAEAAGREVLLLGSSLKRVVNVAQDIGLMEGVKPFIAEEEYGYIPRDKVVVILTGSQGEARAALAKLSRDEMRNVAFAAGDIVVFSSRAIPGNEKAIQDIKNGLVEQGVHIITDTEALVHVSGHPRRNELQRMYEWTRPKIVVPVHGEATHLTAHKELAEQSGIAIVPRVRNGDILRLAPGPVEVIGEAPHGRIYKDGSLIGDFDEMGIGERKKLSYVGHVAVNVVLDARYDIVGDPDLVAIGLPVYDDEGEEMEDTLFDAAISAIESIPRARRKDLDMLQEAVRRAIRSAANHAWGKKPVVTAFVTKV, from the coding sequence ATGGCGAAACAGGACGAGTTGGTATTCCTGCCTCTGGGCGGCGTTGGCGAGATCGGCATGAATCTCGCTCTTTATGGCTACGGCCCGCCCGAGCATCGCCAATGGATCATGGTCGATTGCGGCGTCACTTTTCCCGGCCCGGACCTGCCGGGCGTCGACCTCGTGCTGCCCGATATCCGCTTCCTCGCCAGCGAGCGCAAGAACCTCAAGGCGATCATCATCACCCATGCGCATGAAGATCATTATGGTGCGCTCGCCGATCTCTGGCCGGGGCTCAACGTACCGGTCTATGCCTCGGGCTTTACCGCTGGTCTGCTCGAAGCCAAGCGTAATTTCGAGAAGGCGACGATCGTCGAAGTGCCGGTAACGCCGTTCAAGGCAGGCGATACGATCAATGCCGGCCCCTTCAGCATCGAGGGTGTCGCCGTCAACCATTCGATCCCCGAGCCGATGTCGCTGATGATCCGCACGCCGGCCGGCAACGTTATCCACACCGGCGACTGGAAGATCGACCACGAGCCCTCGCTCGGGCCGCTGACCGATGAGACGCGGTTCCGCCAGTTGGGCGACGAAGGCGTGCTGGCGCTGATGTGCGATTCCACCAATGCGCTGCGCGACGGTGTTTCGCCCTCCGAGAAGGATGTGTCGGAAAGCCTGCGCAAGATCATCGAGGATGCCGAGGGCCGGGTGGCGATCACCACCTTCTCGTCGAATGTCGGGCGTATCCGCACCATCGCCGAGGCTGCCGAGGCGGCAGGCCGCGAAGTGCTGCTGCTTGGCAGTTCGCTGAAGCGTGTCGTCAACGTCGCTCAGGACATCGGCCTGATGGAAGGCGTGAAGCCTTTCATCGCTGAGGAGGAATACGGCTATATCCCGCGCGACAAGGTCGTCGTCATCCTGACCGGCAGCCAGGGCGAGGCACGCGCAGCCCTTGCCAAGCTCTCCCGCGACGAGATGCGCAATGTGGCATTTGCCGCAGGCGATATCGTCGTCTTTTCCTCGCGCGCCATCCCCGGCAACGAGAAGGCGATCCAGGATATCAAGAACGGCCTCGTCGAGCAGGGCGTGCATATCATCACCGACACCGAAGCCCTGGTCCATGTTTCCGGCCATCCGCGCCGCAACGAGTTGCAGCGGATGTACGAGTGGACGCGGCCGAAGATCGTCGTTCCCGTGCATGGCGAGGCGACGCACCTGACGGCGCACAAGGAGCTTGCCGAGCAATCCGGCATTGCGATCGTGCCGCGTGTGCGCAACGGCGATATCCTGCGGCTGGCGCCCGGTCCCGTCGAGGTGATCGGCGAGGCGCCGCATGGCCGGATCTATAAGGACGGCTCGCTGATCGGCGATTTCGACGAGATGGGCATCGGCGAACGCAAGAAGCTTTCCTATGTCGGCCATGTCGCGGTCAACGTCGTGCTCGACGCCCGTTATGACATCGTCGGTGATCCCGATCTCGTTGCGATCGGCCTGCCTGTTTATGACGACGAGGGCGAGGAGATGGAAGATACGCTCTTCGACGCGGCGATCAGCGCCATCGAAAGCATTCCGCGCGCCCGTCGCAAGGATCTGGACATGCTGCAGGAGGCCGTGCGCCGGGCCATCCGTTCGGCCGCCAACCACGCCTGGGGCAAGAAGCCCGTCGTCACCGCCTTCGTCACCAAGGTCTGA
- a CDS encoding biotin--[acetyl-CoA-carboxylase] ligase — translation MASDGRRRISLGDFRHDALSETSSTNNECLARARAGDGGNLWVTAERQTGGRGRRGRLWVSERGNLYASLLLIDPAPMERLSSLPLAIAVAVHQAIRRVLPLGAEPLEVKWPNDILIGRKKTCGILVEGERLADGRYALIVGIGINVSVMPDNPLYPATCLRQQGSTASPEELFAHLFAEMAEVLEIWDQGRGIGEITALWRAIACGIGEKITVNLPDRSISGQFAGIDDNGLLMLDTGTGRMMPIAAGDVFFG, via the coding sequence ATGGCTTCCGACGGACGGCGCCGGATATCGCTCGGCGATTTCAGGCACGATGCTCTGTCGGAAACATCGTCCACCAATAACGAATGCCTTGCCCGGGCCCGGGCAGGCGATGGCGGCAATCTCTGGGTAACCGCCGAACGACAGACCGGCGGCCGCGGCCGCCGCGGCAGGCTTTGGGTTTCCGAACGCGGCAATCTTTACGCCTCTCTTCTGCTGATCGACCCGGCACCGATGGAGCGCCTCAGCTCTCTGCCGCTCGCAATCGCAGTTGCCGTGCACCAAGCGATCCGCCGGGTGCTGCCGCTGGGCGCCGAGCCGCTCGAGGTCAAATGGCCCAACGATATCCTCATCGGCCGAAAGAAGACCTGCGGCATCCTCGTCGAAGGCGAAAGGCTGGCGGACGGCCGCTACGCGCTGATCGTCGGCATCGGCATCAATGTCTCGGTCATGCCGGATAATCCGCTCTACCCTGCCACTTGCCTGCGTCAGCAGGGAAGTACGGCCTCTCCGGAGGAGCTCTTCGCCCATCTCTTCGCGGAGATGGCGGAAGTGCTTGAAATATGGGATCAGGGCCGCGGCATCGGCGAGATCACTGCGCTCTGGCGCGCGATCGCCTGCGGCATCGGCGAAAAGATCACGGTGAATTTGCCGGACCGATCGATTTCCGGCCAATTCGCCGGAATTGATGATAATGGCTTGTTGATGCTCGATACCGGCACTGGCAGGATGATGCCCATTGCTGCCGGTGATGTGTTTTTTGGATAG